A single window of Flagellimonas maritima DNA harbors:
- a CDS encoding aminotransferase class V-fold PLP-dependent enzyme: MIRSLFSKKNTQVAKQKELVHNAYFNSLRNLNYERLDKDGHVYLDYTGGNLYSSLQLDKHIELLSNNTFGNPHSTNPTSQLSTRLVEEAREKIISFFNAGDYYCVFTLNASGALKIVGECYPFKDNGHFLLLTDNHNSVNGIREYCNNSGGHYEYVPMNNVDLSISRENLMQCLKASKRKNKLFAFPAQSNVSGIKHDLSWISKAQELGWDVLLDAAAFVPTSILDLKKYSPDFVSISFYKIFGYPTGLGCLLVKKTSFNTLDKKWFAGGTVNLASAKAPYHFLADGHERYENGTLNYLDIPALKIGLEYMESIGMQRLNERIDSLMDYLFANLKEMQHSNGNPQLEIFGHPTRKNTGGTLVLCFKNPDESKIGFEKIEQLANQRNISIRSGCFCNPGLDETNNCLTTQEISDYFKSRDSGDYYDMINHLNKMRGATRVSVGIATNKKDLDTFLKFVASLKDRTL, encoded by the coding sequence ATGATACGTTCACTATTTAGCAAAAAAAATACGCAGGTCGCTAAACAAAAGGAACTTGTCCATAACGCATATTTTAATTCGTTGAGAAACCTTAATTATGAAAGATTGGATAAGGACGGCCATGTATATCTTGACTATACCGGCGGAAATTTATATTCAAGTTTACAATTGGATAAGCACATTGAGCTACTAAGCAACAATACATTTGGAAATCCACATTCTACAAATCCCACCTCCCAATTATCCACCCGGCTTGTTGAGGAAGCCAGGGAAAAGATTATTTCCTTTTTCAATGCCGGGGATTATTATTGTGTTTTTACGCTCAATGCCTCAGGAGCGCTCAAAATAGTCGGAGAATGCTATCCCTTTAAGGATAATGGGCATTTTTTATTATTGACCGACAACCATAATTCCGTAAATGGCATACGGGAATATTGCAACAATTCTGGGGGTCATTATGAATATGTTCCCATGAACAATGTTGACCTCTCTATTTCTCGGGAAAATTTAATGCAGTGCCTTAAAGCTTCCAAGAGAAAGAACAAGCTTTTTGCTTTCCCTGCGCAATCAAATGTATCTGGGATAAAGCACGATCTTAGTTGGATTAGCAAAGCCCAGGAATTGGGCTGGGACGTTTTATTGGATGCAGCCGCATTTGTGCCAACTTCGATTCTGGATTTAAAAAAATACAGTCCCGATTTTGTTTCTATATCTTTTTATAAAATTTTTGGATATCCGACGGGGCTGGGTTGTCTTTTGGTAAAAAAAACCTCTTTTAATACATTGGACAAAAAATGGTTTGCAGGCGGGACTGTAAATTTAGCATCGGCCAAAGCACCATATCATTTTTTAGCCGATGGTCATGAACGGTATGAAAACGGAACATTGAACTACTTAGACATTCCGGCTTTAAAAATAGGTCTTGAGTATATGGAATCCATAGGAATGCAACGGCTCAATGAAAGAATCGATTCCTTAATGGACTATTTGTTCGCAAACCTAAAAGAAATGCAACACAGTAACGGCAATCCCCAATTGGAGATTTTTGGCCACCCCACAAGAAAAAATACTGGGGGAACACTGGTACTTTGCTTTAAAAACCCAGATGAATCAAAAATAGGTTTTGAGAAGATAGAGCAATTGGCCAACCAAAGGAATATTTCTATTCGTTCAGGGTGCTTCTGCAACCCGGGATTGGACGAAACAAACAATTGTCTAACAACACAAGAGATATCAGATTATTTCAAAAGTCGTGATTCCGGTGATTATTATGATATGATTAACCATTTAAATAAAATGCGGGGAGCTACACGGGTATCCGTTGGAATAGCAACAAACAAAAAAGATCTTGATACATTCCTAAAATTTGTAGCATCTCTTAAGGACAGGACACTATAA
- a CDS encoding TIGR03915 family putative DNA repair protein — translation MNLSKTLIYDGSFNGFLTAVFIAFEEKLEVVDIQRNSQEQGGLFSETETIFTNVEKAKRVWNGIRNKSNNSISQIYFAFLSEADGVELILYTYIRKLMSSKNGKQMDYSDGTVLRISKLARSVGREKHRMEAFVRFQLTKDDIYFANIEPDFDVLPLISKHFRSRYADQQWLIYDVKRKYGIYYNLERVEMVSLNLNEIHFNKIHKSDAFLNEEYDYQTLWNDYFKSTHIKSRINRKLHTQHVPKRYWKYLSEKKETA, via the coding sequence ATGAACTTATCTAAAACCCTTATATACGATGGAAGCTTCAATGGATTTCTTACGGCTGTCTTTATAGCTTTTGAAGAAAAACTGGAGGTTGTTGACATACAACGGAACTCACAAGAACAAGGCGGGCTCTTTTCTGAAACTGAAACAATTTTTACTAATGTTGAAAAGGCAAAGCGTGTTTGGAACGGCATACGCAACAAGAGCAATAATTCCATATCCCAAATATATTTTGCTTTTCTCAGCGAAGCCGATGGCGTAGAACTTATTCTATATACATACATTAGAAAATTGATGTCCTCCAAAAATGGAAAACAAATGGATTATTCGGATGGAACCGTACTTCGTATCAGTAAATTGGCACGTTCCGTAGGCCGTGAAAAACACCGTATGGAAGCATTCGTTCGTTTTCAGCTGACCAAAGATGATATCTATTTTGCCAATATTGAGCCTGACTTTGATGTGCTTCCTTTAATATCCAAACATTTTAGGAGTCGCTATGCCGACCAGCAATGGTTGATTTATGATGTGAAACGTAAGTACGGTATTTACTATAATTTGGAACGTGTTGAAATGGTATCGCTCAACTTGAACGAGATACATTTTAATAAAATCCATAAAAGTGATGCATTCCTTAACGAGGAATATGATTACCAAACCTTATGGAACGATTATTTTAAAAGTACCCACATTAAATCCCGAATCAATAGAAAATTGCATACACAGCATGTGCCCAAACGCTACTGGAAATATTTATCGGAAAAGAAAGAAACCGCTTAA
- the uvrA gene encoding excinuclease ABC subunit UvrA: MINYEENIEVRGARVHNLKNIDVTIPREKLVVITGLSGSGKSSLAFDTIYAEGQRRYIETFSAYARQFLGGLERPDVDKIDGLSPVIAIEQKTTSKSPRSTVGTITEVYDFLRLLFARAGDAYSYNTGEKMVSYSDEQIKTLIIDSYRDKKINVLAPVVKSRKGHYRELFEQIGKQGFVKVRVDGEILDITKGMKVDRYKTHDIEIVIDRLKVVENEDFHKRLNETINTAMCSGNNVLMVLEEGEKVPRYFSRDLMCPSTGISYPTPEPNTFSFNSPKGMCPNCNGLGHVHEVNEKKIFPNKKFSIKNGGIAPLGEYKKSWAFKQLETIAQRYKFELTDPLEKIPSEAMDIILNGGKDSFEVDSKTLGVKRQYKIDYEGISNFIKNQFEEANSTSIKRWAKEYMDKVQCPECNGARLRKESLYFKVGEKNIAELAHLDIAELAAFFKALNSNLEGNQKIIAEEIIKEISTRIQFLLDVGLDYLSLNRSSKSLSGGEAQRIRLATQIGSQLVGVLYILDEPSIGLHQRDNERLINSLISLRDIGNSVIVVEHDKDMIVHADHVIDIGPKAGKHGGEIISEGKPEDLKLHHTLTAEYITGEREIPVPSNRRKGTGKKIVLSGCTGNNLKNVTVEFPLGKLIGVTGVSGSGKSTLVNETLYPIMNAHYFNGVKKPMPYKKIKGLEHVDKVIDINQSPIGRTPRSNPATYTGTFSEIRALFAKTTEATIRGYKPGRFSFNVAGGRCETCQGGGLKVIEMNFLPDVYVECETCNGKRFNRETLEIRYKGKSIADVLEMTINEAVDFFEMIPKIHRKLKTIKDVGLGYISLGQQSTTLSGGEAQRVKLATELSKRDTGNTFYILDEPTTGLHFEDIRVLMEVLNRLADKGNTILVIEHNMDVIKMMDYIIDIGYEGGRGGGMVVAKGTPEVVAKDEKSYTAKFLKKELDTAKLKVASAV, from the coding sequence ATGATCAATTACGAAGAAAATATTGAAGTTCGAGGAGCAAGGGTCCACAACTTAAAAAATATCGATGTTACCATTCCAAGAGAGAAATTAGTAGTCATTACCGGCTTATCCGGTAGTGGCAAATCCTCTTTGGCTTTTGATACCATTTATGCAGAAGGGCAGCGCCGCTATATCGAAACCTTTTCTGCCTATGCCAGACAGTTTTTGGGCGGACTGGAAAGACCGGATGTCGATAAAATTGATGGCCTATCCCCCGTTATCGCCATTGAACAAAAGACCACATCAAAATCACCACGTTCCACCGTGGGCACCATAACAGAAGTCTACGATTTTCTCAGGCTACTTTTCGCTCGTGCAGGAGACGCCTACAGTTACAATACCGGTGAAAAAATGGTGAGCTATTCCGATGAACAGATCAAAACACTGATTATCGATTCGTACCGCGATAAAAAAATCAACGTGCTGGCGCCAGTGGTCAAATCGAGAAAAGGACATTATCGTGAGCTTTTTGAGCAAATTGGGAAACAAGGTTTTGTAAAGGTCCGTGTTGACGGGGAAATTCTGGACATTACCAAGGGAATGAAGGTGGACCGTTACAAGACCCATGATATTGAAATTGTAATCGACCGTTTAAAAGTGGTTGAAAACGAGGATTTCCATAAGCGTCTCAACGAAACCATAAATACGGCCATGTGTAGTGGCAATAACGTCTTGATGGTCTTGGAAGAAGGTGAAAAAGTGCCTCGGTACTTTAGTAGGGACCTCATGTGCCCATCCACCGGTATTTCATACCCGACCCCGGAACCCAACACTTTTTCCTTTAACTCCCCAAAAGGAATGTGCCCAAACTGTAATGGTCTGGGCCATGTGCACGAGGTCAACGAAAAAAAGATTTTTCCCAATAAAAAATTTTCCATAAAAAATGGTGGAATCGCCCCGCTCGGGGAATATAAAAAGTCTTGGGCCTTTAAACAGTTGGAAACCATAGCACAGCGCTACAAGTTTGAATTGACGGACCCGTTGGAAAAAATACCTTCGGAGGCCATGGATATCATTTTGAACGGCGGTAAAGATAGCTTTGAAGTAGATTCAAAAACCTTGGGAGTCAAACGCCAATATAAAATTGATTACGAAGGTATTTCCAACTTTATCAAAAACCAGTTTGAGGAAGCCAATTCCACTTCCATAAAACGTTGGGCAAAAGAATACATGGACAAGGTCCAATGCCCGGAATGCAACGGGGCCAGATTACGCAAGGAATCTTTATATTTTAAGGTCGGCGAAAAGAATATAGCGGAACTTGCACATTTGGATATTGCCGAACTCGCTGCATTTTTTAAAGCATTGAACAGCAATCTTGAAGGCAACCAAAAAATAATCGCCGAAGAAATCATCAAGGAAATAAGTACCAGAATCCAATTTTTATTGGATGTTGGTCTGGATTACCTATCCTTGAACCGTAGCTCCAAGTCACTTTCAGGAGGCGAAGCACAACGCATTCGCTTGGCAACACAGATTGGTTCACAGTTGGTGGGAGTCCTCTATATTTTGGACGAGCCAAGTATAGGATTGCACCAACGCGACAACGAGCGTTTGATAAATTCTTTGATCTCGCTCAGGGATATTGGAAATTCTGTTATAGTGGTGGAACATGATAAGGACATGATAGTACATGCGGACCATGTAATCGATATAGGACCCAAGGCAGGTAAACATGGAGGCGAAATTATCTCTGAAGGAAAACCCGAAGACCTTAAATTACACCATACCCTGACCGCTGAATATATAACGGGCGAACGTGAGATACCCGTCCCCAGCAACCGCAGAAAAGGAACTGGGAAGAAAATCGTTCTATCGGGGTGTACGGGAAACAATTTGAAAAATGTTACCGTAGAGTTTCCTCTGGGTAAATTGATTGGTGTTACAGGAGTGTCGGGCAGTGGAAAATCAACACTGGTCAATGAGACCCTCTACCCTATCATGAACGCACATTATTTTAATGGCGTTAAAAAACCCATGCCCTATAAAAAAATAAAGGGACTGGAACATGTAGATAAAGTCATTGATATCAACCAATCTCCAATAGGAAGGACTCCACGTTCCAACCCAGCAACGTATACCGGTACCTTTAGTGAAATCCGCGCCCTTTTTGCAAAAACCACCGAAGCTACCATCAGAGGCTACAAACCTGGAAGGTTCAGTTTTAATGTGGCGGGGGGACGTTGTGAAACCTGCCAAGGCGGTGGGCTTAAAGTCATTGAAATGAATTTTCTGCCGGATGTTTACGTAGAATGTGAAACATGTAACGGGAAACGCTTCAATAGGGAAACTTTGGAAATCAGGTACAAAGGGAAATCCATTGCGGATGTGTTAGAAATGACCATTAACGAAGCGGTGGACTTTTTTGAGATGATTCCCAAAATTCACAGAAAACTCAAAACGATTAAGGACGTGGGCTTGGGCTACATTTCTTTGGGACAGCAGTCCACTACCCTTTCCGGTGGTGAGGCACAACGAGTAAAACTGGCCACTGAACTCTCTAAACGTGATACGGGCAACACATTTTATATCTTGGATGAGCCAACCACTGGACTTCATTTTGAAGATATTAGAGTGCTGATGGAAGTTTTGAATAGATTGGCGGACAAAGGCAATACCATTTTGGTCATTGAGCATAACATGGATGTAATCAAAATGATGGATTATATCATTGACATTGGTTATGAAGGTGGCCGCGGTGGCGGAATGGTTGTGGCAAAAGGAACACCTGAAGTAGTTGCCAAGGATGAAAAAAGTTATACGGCAAAGTTTTTGAAGAAAGAATTGGATACTGCTAAACTAAAAGTTGCATCGGCAGTCTAA
- a CDS encoding putative DNA modification/repair radical SAM protein, whose protein sequence is MNFQRIQEKLNILADAAKYDVSCSSSGSKRSNTNNGLGDSSGMGICHSYTEDGRCISLLKILLTNHCIFDCAYCVTRKSNDVKRAAFKIQEVVDLTINFYRRNYIEGLFLSSGIFKNADYTMERLIAVAKKLREEERFNGYIHLKSIPGASDELMYEAGLYADRLSVNIEIPTISGLKLLAPDKKHEDFTKPMLKVKNELIRFKNERKIIKSTPKYAPAGQSTQMIVGATGETDKDIMYSATYYYKKYNMKRVYYSGYVPVAEDSRLPSIGSQVPMLRENRLYQTDWLLRFYGFTVNEILNNDHPNLDVDIDPKLSWALRNLHHFPVDINTADKQMLARVPGLGIKSVHKIINARRFRKLNWDHLKNIGVALNRAKYFMICDSRNWERRDLDADRIKGMILKQSVGKFRNQYSQQLALFN, encoded by the coding sequence ATGAACTTTCAACGTATACAAGAGAAATTGAACATTTTGGCAGACGCTGCCAAATATGATGTTTCCTGTTCCAGTAGTGGCAGTAAGCGCTCAAATACCAACAATGGTTTAGGCGATAGTTCCGGTATGGGTATTTGCCACAGTTACACGGAAGATGGAAGATGTATCTCGCTTTTAAAAATATTGTTGACCAATCATTGCATTTTTGATTGCGCCTATTGCGTGACCCGAAAGAGTAATGATGTTAAACGTGCAGCTTTTAAAATTCAGGAAGTTGTGGATTTGACCATCAATTTTTATAGAAGAAATTATATTGAAGGGTTGTTTTTGAGCTCGGGGATATTTAAAAATGCCGACTATACCATGGAACGGCTCATTGCAGTGGCAAAGAAGTTGCGCGAAGAAGAGAGATTCAACGGGTATATCCATCTAAAATCAATACCTGGTGCAAGTGATGAATTAATGTACGAAGCTGGTCTGTATGCAGATAGGCTCTCCGTTAATATAGAAATCCCGACCATTTCAGGTTTAAAACTTTTGGCTCCTGATAAAAAGCATGAAGATTTTACGAAACCCATGTTGAAGGTTAAAAATGAATTGATTCGTTTCAAGAATGAACGTAAGATTATAAAAAGTACTCCTAAATATGCCCCTGCGGGACAAAGTACCCAAATGATTGTGGGCGCAACGGGCGAAACCGATAAGGATATCATGTATTCGGCAACCTATTATTATAAGAAATATAATATGAAAAGGGTCTATTATTCAGGGTATGTACCAGTGGCGGAAGATAGCCGTTTACCTTCCATTGGTTCACAGGTTCCCATGTTACGCGAAAATCGGTTGTACCAAACAGATTGGCTTTTACGATTTTATGGTTTTACCGTGAATGAAATTCTGAACAATGACCATCCCAATTTGGATGTGGACATAGACCCAAAACTTTCATGGGCATTGCGGAACTTGCACCATTTTCCAGTGGATATCAATACCGCTGATAAACAAATGTTGGCCAGAGTTCCTGGACTGGGTATTAAATCGGTCCATAAAATAATCAATGCAAGAAGATTTCGAAAATTGAACTGGGACCACCTCAAGAATATTGGAGTGGCCCTTAACCGTGCCAAATATTTTATGATATGCGATTCCAGAAATTGGGAGCGCAGGGATTTGGATGCGGATAGAATAAAAGGAATGATTTTAAAACAGTCCGTTGGAAAGTTTAGAAATCAGTATAGCCAACAGTTGGCCCTATTTAATTAA
- a CDS encoding GAF domain-containing protein, whose amino-acid sequence MTKPSRLEDVNSYELFDTPAEKELDEITELASIICGTPISLITILDDKRQWFKSNKGLEVNETKIEDSFCQHTLHKPNEVLVVNNALEDKRFVDNKLVLNDPNIRFYAGAPLVTKNDNVLGTLCIIDRKPREFSEDQERALQILAKKTMDKIESLKLIKNLTTTINYNTEKLIKLTEKLPIGIFEMMILPTGAMKFSFLSEGIRKLHPKIDLKDWANDASIGFTLMHEDDIQGLQNALATAVKNEEPLYHEYRVKDDHGYHWHAIKGNPVKQGSGETIMYGYFTDVTHHFEYESALEQISFDISHVLRRPVSTMMGITDLLESEENLSQKKIKEYSGYIKSITKELDEFTRKLNKIYSKKKVRITSRKPQL is encoded by the coding sequence ATGACCAAACCCAGTAGATTAGAAGACGTTAATTCATATGAACTCTTTGACACCCCAGCAGAAAAAGAGTTGGACGAGATTACCGAACTCGCTTCGATAATTTGCGGTACCCCAATATCCTTAATTACAATTTTAGATGATAAACGACAGTGGTTTAAGTCTAACAAAGGACTTGAGGTAAACGAGACTAAGATTGAAGACTCATTTTGCCAACATACCTTACATAAGCCTAATGAGGTACTCGTGGTTAACAATGCATTGGAAGATAAACGGTTTGTTGACAATAAACTCGTTTTAAACGATCCCAACATCCGATTCTATGCTGGAGCACCTTTAGTAACTAAAAATGATAACGTATTAGGGACTTTATGCATTATCGACAGAAAACCTAGGGAATTTTCTGAAGACCAAGAGCGAGCACTTCAAATTCTGGCCAAGAAAACAATGGACAAAATAGAGTCGCTAAAACTGATAAAAAACTTGACAACTACTATTAATTATAACACTGAGAAACTAATTAAACTAACAGAAAAGCTCCCCATTGGGATATTTGAAATGATGATTCTTCCAACTGGTGCAATGAAGTTTTCCTTTCTTAGTGAAGGTATTAGGAAATTGCACCCAAAAATTGATTTAAAAGACTGGGCCAATGATGCCTCTATTGGATTTACCTTGATGCATGAAGATGATATTCAGGGGTTACAAAATGCCCTGGCGACCGCTGTGAAAAATGAAGAACCACTCTATCATGAATATCGTGTGAAAGATGATCACGGCTATCATTGGCACGCGATAAAAGGCAATCCTGTTAAACAGGGAAGCGGGGAAACAATAATGTACGGTTACTTTACAGATGTTACCCATCATTTTGAGTACGAATCTGCATTGGAACAAATATCTTTTGATATTTCCCATGTCTTGCGTAGACCCGTATCAACAATGATGGGCATTACCGATTTACTTGAGTCAGAAGAAAATTTATCACAAAAAAAAATCAAAGAGTATTCTGGTTATATTAAATCGATTACAAAAGAACTTGATGAATTTACCCGAAAACTTAATAAGATTTATTCAAAAAAAAAAGTAAGAATAACTAGTCGCAAGCCACAATTATAG
- a CDS encoding XRE family transcriptional regulator, with protein sequence MEKEITLKRFIEIRREHGHTQAEFAKLLGVSNTTADIERGRTKLSGKIVSELLRQFNINPLWLFGESEDKFLETSRTSVIPKVVTVDSSDNDNMVLVNAKAAAGYPQNIADTSWYHQLPAFDLPIPEFRNATYRGFQVEGDSMLPNLKPNDWVLAKAVEHIDYVSSNKMYVVVLQDAVLVKKIEKRPNSNNITLVSLNETYPPYEIKPFQIQEIWEVSSKLTFNVDATTETGLLRQLHQSMEELKRQVGNTKN encoded by the coding sequence ATGGAGAAGGAGATAACCTTAAAAAGATTTATAGAGATACGTCGAGAACATGGACATACCCAAGCGGAATTTGCAAAGTTATTGGGTGTTTCCAATACCACGGCGGACATTGAAAGAGGACGTACAAAACTTTCAGGTAAAATTGTTTCTGAGTTGTTACGGCAATTTAATATAAATCCGTTATGGCTGTTTGGCGAAAGTGAGGACAAATTTTTGGAAACATCCCGAACCAGCGTTATTCCGAAGGTAGTCACCGTAGATAGTTCCGACAATGACAATATGGTCTTGGTCAATGCCAAAGCAGCTGCAGGATACCCACAAAACATAGCTGATACGAGTTGGTACCACCAATTGCCCGCATTCGACTTGCCCATTCCAGAATTCAGAAATGCCACGTACAGAGGTTTTCAAGTAGAGGGGGATAGTATGTTGCCCAATTTAAAGCCCAATGATTGGGTCCTGGCAAAGGCTGTAGAACACATTGACTATGTCAGTTCCAATAAAATGTATGTTGTAGTGCTTCAAGATGCGGTGTTGGTCAAGAAAATCGAAAAAAGGCCAAATTCCAATAATATTACTTTGGTATCCTTAAATGAGACCTATCCACCGTATGAAATAAAACCATTTCAAATACAGGAAATATGGGAGGTCAGCAGTAAACTTACCTTCAATGTCGATGCAACTACAGAAACAGGACTTCTAAGACAATTGCACCAATCCATGGAGGAATTAAAAAGGCAAGTGGGAAACACAAAAAACTAG
- a CDS encoding TIGR00730 family Rossman fold protein — MRKEQHHKGWNEIKTNDSWAIFKIMGEFVNGFEKMSAIGPCVSIFGSARTKPGQDYYELAVKIAKSIADAGYGVITGGGPGIMEAGNKGANLAGGTSVGLNIDLPFEQHDNPFIDRDKSLDFDYFFVRKVMFVKYSQGFVVMPGGFGTLDELFEAITLIQTNKIQKFPIILVGTKFWGGLSEWIKNTMLEAGNISIKDLDLIKLVDTEDEVVEIIDAFYKGRNLSPNF, encoded by the coding sequence ATGCGAAAAGAACAACACCATAAAGGTTGGAACGAAATAAAAACCAATGATTCTTGGGCAATTTTCAAGATAATGGGGGAATTTGTAAATGGTTTTGAGAAGATGAGTGCCATAGGACCCTGTGTTTCCATCTTTGGATCGGCAAGAACAAAACCCGGTCAAGATTACTATGAACTTGCCGTTAAAATTGCCAAAAGCATTGCGGATGCTGGCTACGGCGTTATAACTGGTGGAGGCCCAGGGATAATGGAAGCGGGAAACAAGGGAGCCAATTTGGCGGGAGGAACATCCGTAGGGCTCAATATCGACCTTCCTTTTGAGCAGCATGACAACCCTTTTATTGATCGTGACAAAAGTCTTGATTTTGATTATTTCTTTGTACGGAAGGTGATGTTCGTCAAATATTCGCAGGGGTTTGTTGTAATGCCAGGGGGCTTTGGCACGCTGGACGAACTTTTTGAAGCAATAACGCTCATTCAGACCAATAAAATTCAAAAATTCCCGATTATATTGGTAGGGACCAAATTTTGGGGAGGCCTTTCCGAATGGATAAAAAATACCATGCTGGAAGCTGGGAACATAAGTATAAAAGACCTTGATTTGATTAAATTGGTTGATACAGAAGATGAAGTGGTTGAGATTATCGATGCATTCTATAAAGGACGAAACCTCAGTCCAAATTTTTAA
- a CDS encoding response regulator, whose protein sequence is MTEIKTVCIVDDDIIFVEITKRVLQKSGFFNDLLIYENGDSALNGLNKIIGNGGHLPKIILLDLNMPLMNGWEFLDQLSKVLYKNKISVFVASSSNDPNDINKAKSYQSVVDYIVKPICNDDVIRIIKTYNDQTQ, encoded by the coding sequence ATGACTGAAATTAAAACCGTGTGTATCGTTGATGATGACATTATTTTTGTCGAAATTACCAAAAGAGTACTGCAAAAATCCGGGTTTTTTAACGACCTATTGATTTATGAAAACGGAGACAGCGCACTAAATGGGTTAAATAAGATTATTGGGAATGGTGGCCATTTACCAAAAATAATCTTGCTTGACCTGAATATGCCCTTAATGAACGGGTGGGAATTTTTAGATCAACTATCAAAAGTATTATACAAAAATAAGATTTCTGTTTTTGTCGCAAGTTCTTCCAACGACCCAAATGATATAAATAAAGCCAAATCATATCAAAGTGTAGTCGATTATATTGTAAAACCTATTTGCAATGACGATGTAATACGCATAATAAAAACTTATAATGACCAAACCCAGTAG